In one window of Macadamia integrifolia cultivar HAES 741 chromosome 2, SCU_Mint_v3, whole genome shotgun sequence DNA:
- the LOC122089796 gene encoding pentatricopeptide repeat-containing protein At5g48910-like, with translation MTTTMAAEPIPYHLVPNDNSSIPQLYQKTLSTLLNTNCSTSLQHLKQTHAQIIRIGLSQDSYVAGSLVKCYANPYFSSLGCALKVFNQVPQPNAFLWNSMIKGFLENNASDEAITLYRKMVVADSKPNKFTFPTLFKACAVARAVEEGFQVHAHALKHGLIRGDGHIRSSGIQMYASCSRVLEARLMLDGGAGESDAVCWNAMIDGYFKNGDMEAARGLFESMPERNVDSWNAMISGYTRCGMIDAAKQLFDAMPQRNEISWSAMIDGCNKGGRFKDALMVFHQMQREGVRPRKFVLSSVLAACANVGALDQGRWIETYIKRDSIRLDAVLGTSLVDMYAKCGRLDLAWEVFEKMKHKEVFSWNAMIGGLAIHGRADDAIELFLKMQREEFRPDGITFLGVLNACAHSGFVDKGLSYFTSMKEVFEIEPTMEHYGCVVDLLGRSGHLLEAEELIKSMPMKPNAAVWGALLGAFRIHGNLELGERVGKLLLELEPQNSGRYALLSNIYAKAGRWDEVTKVRKMMKEKGIKTIPGASLIDMDGTIHEFIMGNGSHPQMDKIHSMLKEMITRLQLEEAYKPDTSQVLFDIGEEEKESSLCYHSEKLAIAFGLLNTSPGATIRIVKNLRVCEDCHSMTKLVSHVYNREIIVRDRVRFHKFNKGSCSCKDFW, from the coding sequence ATGACCACAACAATGGCCGCAGAGCCTATTCCTTACCATCTCGTACCAAACGATAACTCCTCCATTCCCCAACTCTATCAGAAAACTCTCTCAACCCTCTTGAACACCAACTGCAGCACTTCTCTGCAACATCTCAAACAAACCCATGCCCAGATTATAAGGATTGGCCTCTCCCAAGACAGTTACGTTGCTGGTTCCTTGGTTAAGTGTTATGCCAATCCTTATTTTAGCAGTTTGGGTTGTGCGCTCAAGGTCTTCAACCAAGTTCCGCAACCTAACGCCTTCTTATGGAACTCCATGATCAAAGGGTTCTTAGAAAACAATGCCTCAGATGAAGCCATCACCTTGTATCGTAAGATGGTGGTTGCAGATTCCAAGCCCAACAAGTTCACCTTCCCGACCCTGTTCAAGGCCTGTGCTGTAGCTAGGGCGGTCGAAGAGGGGTTTCAAGTTCACGCCCACGCCCTAAAACATGGTCTGATTAGAGGAGATGGCCACATAAGAAGTTCTGGGATTCAGATGTACGCGTCCTGCAGCCGCGTTCTAGAGGCTCGCCTGATGCTTGACGGGGGCGCCGGTGAATCAGATGCCGTATGCTGGAACGCGATGATTGATGGGTACTTCAAAAATGGGGACATGGAGGCCGCAAGGGGCTTGTTTGAGAGTATGCCAGAGAGGAATGTCGACTCCTGGAACGCCATGATCTCTGGCTATACAAGATGTGGTATGATAGATGCTGCAAAACAATTGTTCGACGCTATGCCTCAGAGAAATGAGATCTCTTGGAGCGCAATGATCGATGGTTGTAACAAAGGAGGTCGTTTCAAGGATGCTTTGATGGTCTTCCATCAGATGCAAAGAGAGGGAGTTCGCCCGAGAAAGTTCGTCCTTTCTAGCGTACTAGCCGCTTGTGCAAATGTTGGAGCTCTTGATCAAGGCAGATGGATTGAGACATACATAAAGAGGGATTCCATCAGATTGGATGCAGTTCTAGGGACTTCTCTGGTGGATATGTATGCCAAGTGTGGGCGACTTGACTTGGCATGGGAGGTTTTTGAGAAGATGAAACACAAAGAAGTCTTCTCATGGAATGCCATGATAGGAGGCCTTGCAATTCACGGACGTGCAGATGATGCAATCGAGCTCTTTCTGAAGATGCAGAGGGAGGAGTTTAGACCAGATGGGATCACCTTCTTAGGTGTCCTAAACGCGTGTGCTCATTCAGGTTTTGTCGATAAAGGCCTCAGCTACTTCACTTCCATGAAAGAAGTGTTTGAGATAGAGCCCACAATGGAGCACTACGGCTGTGTGGTCGACCTCCTTGGCCGCTCAGGGCATTTGTTAGAGGCCGAAGAGctcataaaatcgatgcccatGAAACCAAATGCAGCTGTTTGGGGAGCTCTATTAGGTGCTTTTAGAATCCATGGGAATCTAGAACTGGGCGAGAGAGTTGGGAAGCTCTTGCTTGAATTGGAACCACAGAACAGTGGTCGTTATGCTCTGCTATCTAATATATATGCCAAGGCAGGGAGATGGGATGAAGTCACCAAAGTGaggaagatgatgaaggaaaagggTATAAAGACAATTCCAGGAGCTAGCTTGATTGACATGGATGGAACTATTCATGAATTCATAATGGGTAATGGTTCTCACCCACAGATGGATAAGATCCATTCCATGTTGAAGGAGATGATTACAAGACTACAATTAGAGGAAGCTTATAAACCAGATACTAGTCAAGTTCTGTTTGATATTGgtgaggaggagaaggaaagcAGCCTCTGCTACCACAGTGAAAAACTTGCAATTGCCTTTGGATTACTAAACACATCACCTGGGGCTACCATCCGCATTGTGAAGAACCTCAGAGTGTGCGAGGATTGTCACTCCATGACCAAGCTTGTTTCCCATGTTTATAACCGTGAGATAATAGTGAGGGACCGTGTGCGGTTCCATAAGTTCAACAAGGGGAGCTGTTCATGCAAGGATTTTTGGTAG